A segment of the Yersinia rochesterensis genome:
AGAGATTGATTGCCAGCCATGACCAACGGGTTCGAACCGCACGGCCTACCGGGGAGAACACGTCTTCTTCCGGACTCAAACCGCCCATGCGCCTTAACGTGGTGTCACTCTCTTCATTGACGACGTCGACTATCTCTTCGATGGTCAGCCGGCCCATTAGTTTGCCTTTGGCATCAATTACCGCGGCGCTGATTAAGTCATAACGTTCAAAGGCACCCGCAGCATCTTCCGCTTTTTGCTCCGGCTGGAAAGTGGTCGGGTTGCTCTCCATCACTTGGAATACTTTCGTATCCGGTGAGTTGAGGAGGATCGCGGTCAGAGGCAGTTCACCGAGTAAGGTATTCTTGCGATCAATAACGAAGATTTTATCCGTGGCATCGGGAATGTTTTTCCGATAGCGCAAATAGCGGTGTACCGTGCCGAGGGTGACATCAGCTCGCACCGTCACCAGTTCGAAATCCATCATTTGGCCGACAGTATCGCGACCATATTGGATAACTTCCCGCACTCTGGCCCGTTGGTCAGGGTCAAGTGAGGTGAGTAAGCGGCCCATTAAGTTACGCGGCAGATATTCGGCCAGATAAGCCTGTTCATCGACATGCAAGGTGCGCATCGCTTTTAACAGATCTTTATCGCTCATCTCTTTGATAAGCGTGTCCCACACTGTCTCAGAGACTTCGACCAGCGTTTGTCCGCGTTTCTCGTTTTTGACTAACCGCCACAATGCCAAACGCTCATCATTGGGTAAGGCTTCGAGTAAGTCGGCAAGGTCAGCTGCGTGTAAATCGTCGAGCAGCGTTTTGATTTCTAATGTTTTTTCAGCAAGTTTCTCATCACTGATCTTTTCGCGGTCTTCCTGACGGCCAAGAATACCATCGACCAAGTCTTTATTATTCAGTAATAGAGAAAGTATTCGATTGCGGATTTCTGCCAGTTTTTTCGCATTATTTTTAGTGCTTTTTTTTGCCGCGGCAGAAAACGAAACCGGAATGATTGGTACTGGCATAATGTGTGATGTCCGTGTATATGAAACGAGCGTATGAGTACGAAAGTTTAGGGACTGAGGTCAGTTTCATGGGGGCCAGGGAGTTCACCGTCCACGGACTGCTCGATCCGTTGTGCTTCACGCCGCTCTTGATGATGAGAAATAGAAGCGATCCCTGCAAACAATAAGCGACCAAATAGAATGAGAAAGCTCACCAGTAAGATAATTTTTGTTAGTGGTGTCGATGGCCTTCTTTTCATCATTTTTACCCTTCTTTCTTGAAATAGCAGCTTATTGGTATCAGCAAAAGTTAGCTGCCTTCACGCACCCGAATCACTGACTTGTTGTTGATTCTGTATAAATAAGCTCATCGGGATTCAATCTGATCATGCTTTGGGCGCTTCAGAATCGGCTTCTTCCGAGGGTTCTTCTTCAATGAAAAGCTTCCAGCCCACCACGTCATCCCAATAAGCCTGCTCACGTTCAAAATCTAGTTGTACCAGGTTATTTTGTGCCAGATAACCTGCAGGGAAACGCAATGTCCAGTGGCTGTCATCAGTTATCAGCCGCAGAGTTTCCGGGGTGGTGGTCGATTGACGCTGATTATTCAATAAAGTGCTTAACCGTAATAATTGAATTAGCGGCAAATAATATTTTTTCTTGAATAAATTCAAGCGCGGCAACTCATCAAGCTTAATCCCTTTTCGATGCATACGCACCAAAGTTGCCAATAGCAATTGCTGCTCCTGATTGAAGCCCGGCAAGTTGGTATTTTGCAAGATATAGGCAGAATGGCGATGCATCCCGCTGTGATTAATACTCAGCCCGACCTCATGTAGCATTGCCGCCCACTTTAGCAATGCTTCAAGTTGCGGTTGTACCAGCTTGGTGTTTTGCGCCAACCATTGGGTATAAAGCTGCTCAGTGGTTTCCAGCACCCGGCGCGCTTGTTCCCGGTCAATATTATAGTGTTCTGCTAAACTTTTAGCCGTGCGCTGACGGATATCTTGATGGCGGAAGCGGCCTTCCATCTCATACAGCACGCCTTCACGCAGCGCACCGTCGGATAAACGTAACTCTTTGACTGCCAATGCATCAAACACACCACACAAAATAGCTAAACCGGGCACAAATACCGACTGGCGATCTTCCGATAACCCCGGCAGGCTCAATGCTGAGAAGTGTTTGTATTGCAGCACTTGCTCAACCAGCATTTCGAGGCGCTCTGGGGTGATCAAACCGTCTTTCTCGCCCATTTCCACCAAGACTTCATAAGTGGCTTTTATGGTGCCGGATGCTCCCAGAGCATATTGCCAACCTTGAATTCGGTATTGCCAGGCGAGGTTTTCCAACTTTTGCGCGGCAGCCAGACGGGCACGTTTGAAGTTAGTCTTACTGATTTCGCCGTGTGGGAAAAACTGTTGAGCAAAACTGACACACCCCATACGGCGG
Coding sequences within it:
- the mgtE gene encoding magnesium transporter: MPVPIIPVSFSAAAKKSTKNNAKKLAEIRNRILSLLLNNKDLVDGILGRQEDREKISDEKLAEKTLEIKTLLDDLHAADLADLLEALPNDERLALWRLVKNEKRGQTLVEVSETVWDTLIKEMSDKDLLKAMRTLHVDEQAYLAEYLPRNLMGRLLTSLDPDQRARVREVIQYGRDTVGQMMDFELVTVRADVTLGTVHRYLRYRKNIPDATDKIFVIDRKNTLLGELPLTAILLNSPDTKVFQVMESNPTTFQPEQKAEDAAGAFERYDLISAAVIDAKGKLMGRLTIEEIVDVVNEESDTTLRRMGGLSPEEDVFSPVGRAVRTRWSWLAINLCTAFVASRVIGLFEDTISQLVALAALMPIVAGIGGNTGNQTITMIVRALALHHIQQGNVTFLMFRELGVALINGLIWGGIMGFVTYLLYGDPAMGGVMTLAMILNLLMAALMGVIIPMTMARLGRDPAIGSSVMITAITDTGGFFIFLGLATLFLV
- a CDS encoding YfgG family protein, translating into MKRRPSTPLTKIILLVSFLILFGRLLFAGIASISHHQERREAQRIEQSVDGELPGPHETDLSP
- the ppx gene encoding exopolyphosphatase; protein product: MPLTNNSTTIKPQEIAAIDLGSNSFHMVIARVVNGALQVLGRLKQRVHLADGLDSNNMLSEEAIERGLACLALFAERLQGFSPDNVCIVGTHSLRQAANAETFLKRAAEVIPYPIEIISGQEEARLIFMGVEHTQPEKGRKLVIDIGGGSTELVIGEDFEPLLVESRRMGCVSFAQQFFPHGEISKTNFKRARLAAAQKLENLAWQYRIQGWQYALGASGTIKATYEVLVEMGEKDGLITPERLEMLVEQVLQYKHFSALSLPGLSEDRQSVFVPGLAILCGVFDALAVKELRLSDGALREGVLYEMEGRFRHQDIRQRTAKSLAEHYNIDREQARRVLETTEQLYTQWLAQNTKLVQPQLEALLKWAAMLHEVGLSINHSGMHRHSAYILQNTNLPGFNQEQQLLLATLVRMHRKGIKLDELPRLNLFKKKYYLPLIQLLRLSTLLNNQRQSTTTPETLRLITDDSHWTLRFPAGYLAQNNLVQLDFEREQAYWDDVVGWKLFIEEEPSEEADSEAPKA